One window of the Actinomycetota bacterium genome contains the following:
- a CDS encoding FAD-binding oxidoreductase gives MLTSAADQPYELLVARIAEQYASIPEGTTVRLAKRTSNLFRPRVAMRSPGLDVTSFDGVLQIDPDARTADVLGMTTYEHLVAATLPLGLMPMCVPQLRTITLGGAVTGLGIEAASFRHGSPHESVIEMDILTGTGEVLTVSGSADDPHRDLFFGFPNSYGSLGYALRLRIELEPALAYVHLRHLPFASAEQLTDAIVEITESHMFQGCRVDFLDGTVFSEREHYLTLGTMCSELPAGARVSDYSGQHIYYRSIQSREQDYLTIHDYLWRWDTDWFWCSRAFGAQQPLIRRLWPKSKLRSDVYWKFIALDHRYDIAGTLNRLRGKAQREAVVQDIEVPINRLQEFLEFFHEVVGISPIWICPLKQRDPKAVWPLYEFEADTTYVNVGFWSSVPVEPGVDPKSGLRNRQIEAKVTELGGRKSLYSTAFYDRSTFWTIYGGTQYPALKARYDPAGRLLGLYEKVVEQR, from the coding sequence ATGCTGACATCCGCAGCTGATCAGCCATATGAACTTCTGGTTGCCCGGATAGCAGAGCAGTACGCAAGCATCCCTGAGGGAACCACAGTCAGATTGGCAAAGCGGACCTCGAACCTGTTTCGTCCACGGGTCGCGATGCGCAGCCCGGGCCTGGACGTCACCTCCTTTGACGGCGTGCTGCAGATCGACCCTGACGCCCGAACTGCTGATGTGCTGGGCATGACGACCTATGAGCACTTGGTCGCCGCGACCCTGCCCTTGGGGCTGATGCCGATGTGTGTTCCACAGCTCCGCACGATCACCCTCGGCGGCGCAGTCACGGGGCTGGGCATCGAAGCTGCAAGTTTCCGGCACGGCAGCCCGCACGAGTCCGTGATTGAGATGGACATTCTCACCGGCACCGGTGAGGTGCTCACCGTCAGCGGATCAGCTGATGATCCTCACCGCGATCTGTTCTTCGGCTTTCCCAATTCCTACGGCTCCCTTGGCTACGCGCTACGCCTGCGGATCGAGCTCGAACCCGCGCTTGCATATGTTCACCTTCGCCATCTGCCTTTTGCCTCGGCCGAGCAGTTGACTGACGCAATAGTCGAGATCACTGAGTCGCACATGTTCCAAGGGTGCCGGGTTGATTTTCTGGATGGCACGGTGTTCAGCGAGCGCGAGCACTACCTGACTCTGGGAACCATGTGCAGCGAACTGCCGGCCGGCGCTCGTGTCAGCGACTACTCCGGGCAGCACATCTACTACCGGTCCATTCAGTCTCGCGAGCAGGACTACCTCACCATTCACGACTACTTGTGGCGGTGGGATACAGATTGGTTCTGGTGTTCGCGCGCCTTCGGGGCGCAACAGCCGCTGATCCGCAGACTCTGGCCGAAATCAAAATTGCGCAGCGATGTCTACTGGAAATTCATTGCTCTCGATCATCGCTACGACATAGCCGGCACACTCAATCGCCTGCGGGGTAAGGCGCAGCGCGAGGCAGTCGTGCAAGACATTGAGGTGCCGATCAATCGACTTCAGGAATTTCTAGAGTTCTTCCATGAAGTAGTCGGCATCAGCCCCATCTGGATCTGCCCGCTGAAGCAACGCGACCCAAAAGCCGTTTGGCCGCTGTACGAATTCGAGGCGGACACCACGTACGTGAACGTCGGCTTCTGGTCCAGCGTGCCTGTTGAGCCAGGTGTTGATCCAAAATCGGGATTGCGCAATCGCCAAATCGAAGCCAAGGTGACTGAACTGGGAGGCCGGAAGTCTCTTTATTCGACCGCGTTCTACGATCGGTCCACGTTTTGGACGATCTACGGGGGGACACAGTACCCAGCGCTTAAGGCACGGTACGACCCTGCAGGACGACTGCTCGGACTGTACGAAAAGGTGGTGGAACAGCGATGA
- a CDS encoding cation:proton antiporter, with protein sequence MQSDLTWFASAAVVALIVAALVRQRGYSMALPVMGVGVLVSLLPVGPDAPPDPGLVLIVILAPLVFGEALGSSYLDIRRVRKQVMYLAVGLVVITTLLVAFIAHAMVGMPIALACALGAVLAPTDAVAVSSIARKVRLPRWAISILEGESLVNDGTGLTALRVAVVAATAGTITIAEVGWVFLLAVSVGVGIGLVGGWILSWVIAHSNDAIAANSLTLIAPFFLYYGAEHFEGSGILAVVVAALFVAHSQTSDSRQESRLDGAALWRHVTFILKALAFFLVGIELPDTFHALSVQEREQVGLLIVVIVLALILSRVVFVMTMLGASKDRQEGDWRVVLVAAWSGARGPVSGMAAFSIPLTLDSGAPLPFRNLILATTFGVVVVTLLLSSTMGPLARLLKVQPADDSVLIRRVDIALAHAAAAQLEEAVEQSALQGDPLPRNVIEPLKRDINMRMEALEESDVDVADERTNLGRHLARLMLRAEQEELLRIRTQEGLPDGIVRPMLEQLEIRRLALESHSDGSGHS encoded by the coding sequence GTGCAAAGTGACCTGACCTGGTTCGCCAGTGCTGCTGTCGTTGCCCTCATCGTCGCTGCGCTTGTGCGGCAACGTGGTTACAGCATGGCCCTGCCTGTCATGGGTGTCGGCGTTCTCGTCAGCCTCTTGCCCGTGGGGCCTGATGCTCCACCAGATCCCGGACTCGTGCTGATAGTGATACTGGCGCCGTTGGTCTTTGGCGAGGCTCTTGGTTCCTCCTATCTGGACATCCGGCGCGTTCGTAAACAAGTGATGTACCTGGCCGTCGGTCTGGTCGTGATTACCACGCTTCTTGTTGCGTTCATCGCGCATGCCATGGTGGGAATGCCGATCGCCCTGGCCTGCGCCCTTGGTGCGGTGCTCGCGCCAACCGATGCCGTTGCCGTGAGCTCGATCGCGCGCAAGGTCCGACTTCCGCGATGGGCCATCTCAATTCTTGAAGGCGAAAGCCTGGTCAACGATGGCACCGGACTCACGGCCTTGCGTGTCGCCGTCGTGGCTGCCACAGCCGGAACGATCACCATCGCCGAGGTTGGCTGGGTCTTCTTGTTGGCAGTCAGCGTGGGTGTCGGCATTGGCTTGGTAGGTGGGTGGATTCTTTCGTGGGTCATTGCGCACAGCAACGATGCAATTGCCGCGAACAGCCTCACGTTGATCGCGCCCTTCTTTCTCTATTACGGCGCCGAGCATTTCGAGGGTTCTGGAATCCTCGCTGTGGTCGTCGCAGCGCTGTTTGTCGCACACAGCCAGACTTCCGACTCCCGGCAGGAGAGCCGGCTCGATGGTGCGGCGCTTTGGCGCCATGTCACGTTCATCCTCAAGGCATTGGCCTTCTTTCTCGTCGGTATTGAGCTGCCGGACACCTTCCATGCGCTGTCTGTCCAGGAGCGTGAGCAGGTTGGCCTGCTGATCGTTGTCATCGTGCTGGCCTTGATCCTGAGTCGAGTCGTTTTTGTGATGACGATGCTCGGCGCGAGCAAGGATCGTCAGGAAGGCGATTGGCGCGTGGTTCTGGTCGCGGCCTGGTCAGGCGCACGTGGCCCGGTTTCAGGCATGGCGGCCTTCTCCATTCCGCTCACCTTGGACTCAGGCGCACCATTGCCATTTCGCAATCTGATCCTGGCGACGACATTCGGTGTCGTCGTGGTCACCTTGCTGCTGTCTTCAACCATGGGCCCACTGGCGCGTCTACTGAAGGTGCAGCCGGCCGACGACTCGGTTCTGATTCGACGAGTTGACATCGCCCTCGCCCACGCCGCAGCCGCGCAATTGGAAGAAGCCGTGGAGCAATCAGCCCTGCAGGGCGATCCACTTCCCCGTAACGTGATTGAGCCCTTGAAGCGCGACATCAATATGCGCATGGAAGCTCTTGAGGAATCGGATGTCGATGTGGCAGATGAGCGCACCAATCTGGGCAGACATCTGGCGCGACTGATGCTGCGTGCAGAGCAGGAGGAACTCCTGCGCATCCGTACGCAGGAAGGATTGCCTGACGGAATTGTTCGGCCAATGCTGGAACAGCTCGAAATTCGGCGATTGGCCCTTGAGTCGCATAGCGACGGATCCGGCCATTCGTAG
- a CDS encoding trypsin-like serine protease, which translates to MRISRLLALTLGFTLMSTSAQAVPTIMRGTPALGDSHTAQIIVMGADSRTYDSCSAAVWKPRVLITAAHCVTDQGSNQAVAANRVFVLNPGAAGPSVTSNGPDGGSRVRVVNIALGAAFVHTSQFVAGNDIAVLVLDSDIAASPFTRLADRTEIQKLVDSKAQTSIVGYGKTSTTDLGRPFPRSGLFTLSEVEANRRGTDGLVIWSTPVDASDTCPGDSGAPQFITTAERTLLIGEVAGGNCTGQSRTAQGFVAISYLGLLNSALASAGYPTIPSAPTSVTSTSLDGIDTLWWSAPVIAPESVTGYEVRDAAGTIVCTSTQPYCSFPHTDAPTLRSVNSQGEGDATAVPAAAAVVPATPRMVQSGSRIRFTVQPLDYPVVTGYRIIDQLGRVACRIVDPTVTLSCSTKPLKGNYRFTVSATTPQGRTPESAPTRVIRINR; encoded by the coding sequence GTGCGCATCAGCCGGCTACTGGCCCTCACTCTTGGATTCACGCTGATGTCCACGTCCGCACAGGCTGTGCCCACGATCATGCGCGGGACCCCGGCTTTGGGAGACAGCCACACTGCGCAGATCATTGTGATGGGTGCTGACTCGCGCACCTACGACTCCTGCAGCGCTGCAGTCTGGAAACCTCGGGTCTTGATCACAGCGGCGCACTGCGTCACAGATCAGGGCTCCAATCAAGCCGTCGCCGCCAATCGGGTCTTCGTCTTGAATCCGGGGGCCGCGGGACCATCAGTGACGAGCAACGGCCCAGATGGCGGCTCAAGGGTGCGCGTGGTGAACATCGCCCTTGGCGCGGCGTTCGTCCATACATCTCAATTTGTCGCAGGCAATGACATTGCCGTGCTCGTGCTTGACTCCGACATCGCCGCATCCCCGTTCACTCGTCTTGCGGACCGCACCGAGATCCAGAAGCTGGTTGATAGCAAGGCGCAGACCAGCATCGTCGGCTACGGCAAGACGAGCACTACAGATCTGGGTCGACCATTTCCTCGGTCGGGCTTGTTCACGCTGAGTGAAGTCGAAGCGAACCGGAGGGGCACCGATGGCTTGGTCATCTGGTCAACACCTGTAGATGCCTCCGACACCTGCCCCGGCGACAGCGGAGCCCCACAATTCATCACCACCGCCGAGCGCACACTTCTGATCGGCGAAGTGGCGGGAGGCAACTGCACGGGGCAGTCCCGCACGGCCCAAGGCTTCGTGGCGATCTCCTATCTCGGCCTGCTCAACTCTGCCCTCGCCTCAGCGGGATACCCCACGATCCCAAGTGCCCCGACATCTGTGACCAGCACGTCGTTGGATGGCATCGACACCCTCTGGTGGTCAGCTCCGGTCATCGCGCCGGAGTCCGTCACCGGTTACGAAGTGCGCGATGCCGCAGGCACAATCGTCTGCACGTCAACACAGCCATACTGCAGCTTTCCTCATACTGATGCTCCCACCTTGCGCAGCGTAAATTCGCAGGGCGAAGGCGACGCAACTGCCGTACCTGCTGCAGCCGCGGTCGTGCCAGCGACCCCGAGAATGGTGCAGTCAGGATCTCGCATTCGATTCACTGTGCAGCCGCTGGACTACCCAGTGGTCACGGGCTATCGAATCATTGATCAGCTGGGACGCGTTGCCTGCCGCATTGTTGATCCGACCGTGACGCTCTCGTGTTCGACCAAGCCACTCAAGGGCAACTACCGCTTCACTGTCAGTGCGACAACTCCGCAGGGTCGCACTCCCGAATCAGCTCCTACCCGAGTGATCCGCATCAATCGCTGA
- a CDS encoding GGDEF domain-containing protein — protein sequence MKTIQKYCARMAKGGSFLADFDDRGNARSSLPLGRFPGRVWMIMLWLAFSTVKILSPLATGIVDTQAEYSRWVIVVFSVASFIALWVMAARTPQWFLKIQVVVGILGLCVMSYTAPSVLVAATLAWGFMALACYTACWFSWRFTIAEVAFTSISYLVTLILMEQLGELLPLWIVVSLSTLAFGVVLSLIMRRMQMLIMVDPLTGLINRKGLEVVLEAQASAGQVTTPRSLVVIDLDAFKTINDQRGHQAGDAILRDFSDGLRNMMRPDDIAVRSGGDEFLLILPRTDIAGAEGLMRRLKFRIPIAHSFGVAEWNIGSAFDSAVAEADRLMYTQKSRRREQLM from the coding sequence GTGAAAACAATTCAGAAGTACTGTGCTCGTATGGCCAAAGGCGGATCCTTCCTCGCTGACTTTGATGACCGCGGAAACGCGCGCAGCAGCCTGCCTCTTGGCCGATTCCCAGGACGCGTCTGGATGATCATGCTGTGGCTGGCCTTCAGCACAGTGAAGATCTTGTCCCCGCTGGCCACCGGAATCGTCGATACCCAAGCCGAGTACAGCCGCTGGGTGATCGTCGTGTTCAGCGTGGCCTCCTTCATTGCTCTGTGGGTCATGGCTGCGCGGACTCCTCAGTGGTTTCTCAAAATCCAAGTCGTAGTCGGGATCCTGGGCCTGTGCGTCATGTCGTACACCGCTCCCTCTGTTCTGGTGGCAGCCACACTGGCCTGGGGATTCATGGCTTTGGCCTGCTACACCGCCTGCTGGTTTTCTTGGCGCTTCACCATTGCCGAGGTTGCATTCACGTCTATCAGCTATCTGGTGACCTTGATCCTGATGGAACAACTCGGCGAGCTGCTACCGCTGTGGATCGTCGTCTCGCTGTCCACTTTGGCTTTCGGCGTTGTGCTGAGTCTGATCATGCGCCGGATGCAGATGTTGATCATGGTTGATCCGCTCACCGGACTGATCAACCGAAAGGGGCTTGAAGTCGTGCTTGAAGCTCAGGCTTCGGCGGGCCAGGTTACTACCCCGCGCAGTCTGGTGGTGATTGATCTTGATGCCTTCAAAACCATCAACGATCAACGAGGGCATCAAGCAGGTGATGCCATCTTGCGCGATTTCAGTGATGGATTACGCAACATGATGCGTCCAGATGACATTGCTGTGCGCAGCGGCGGCGATGAGTTCCTGCTCATCTTGCCGCGCACAGATATTGCCGGGGCGGAAGGACTCATGCGCCGCTTGAAATTTCGCATTCCGATTGCCCACTCCTTTGGCGTTGCAGAATGGAACATTGGTTCCGCTTTTGACTCGGCCGTGGCTGAAGCAGATCGATTGATGTACACGCAGAAATCGCGGCGTCGCGAACAACTGATGTAG
- a CDS encoding acyl-CoA dehydrogenase: MTTTLRRNDYTLSDEQDQLVAMLRSLFSEQSPISVVRNAEPLGFDEDLWKTVRDNGLLSISLPTAVGGDGGGLIELVLTGIEIGRTAAPVPMLDHVVAMRALGRLIEDGVELGGLDWESCLAGETILSIAPISTWELGAELVPSGALATAVLALKDGALVLMTRDARASQAPNEGCSPVAWWDPSDAAVRVETLLEGESAASHWDLAHREWRIATAASLVGILAVSGEIARAYSVERQAFGVRIASFQAISHDLVDMHMDELTSRNMTLKAAWLTENEPEFRPELAAMAMAQATRAVLRSTATAVHVHGGMGITLEADVSLFYRKASSWSLVGGGVRRELQDIGRAIDRRAGERARWHENNAAVKG; this comes from the coding sequence GTGACCACCACATTGCGTCGCAATGACTACACACTGAGCGACGAGCAGGATCAGCTCGTGGCAATGCTGCGCAGCCTGTTCAGCGAGCAGTCGCCAATTTCCGTCGTTCGAAATGCTGAGCCCCTCGGGTTCGACGAGGATCTGTGGAAGACGGTCCGTGATAACGGTCTGCTCAGCATCTCGCTGCCCACTGCAGTCGGGGGCGATGGAGGCGGTCTCATTGAACTTGTGCTGACTGGCATTGAGATTGGCCGGACGGCTGCGCCTGTGCCGATGCTTGATCACGTGGTTGCGATGCGCGCCTTGGGACGGCTGATCGAAGACGGTGTTGAGTTGGGCGGACTTGACTGGGAGTCGTGTCTGGCGGGTGAGACCATCCTCAGCATCGCACCGATCTCCACATGGGAGCTGGGTGCTGAGCTGGTTCCCAGCGGCGCGCTTGCTACGGCAGTGCTTGCCCTCAAAGACGGTGCACTCGTGCTCATGACGCGCGATGCGCGCGCTTCACAGGCACCCAACGAAGGCTGCTCGCCCGTTGCCTGGTGGGATCCCAGCGACGCGGCAGTGCGCGTGGAAACTCTGCTTGAAGGTGAATCAGCGGCAAGCCACTGGGACCTGGCCCACCGCGAGTGGCGAATCGCTACCGCGGCTTCGCTTGTAGGCATTCTGGCGGTGTCCGGTGAGATTGCTCGCGCCTATTCGGTCGAGCGTCAGGCCTTTGGTGTGCGCATCGCTTCCTTCCAGGCGATCTCGCACGATCTCGTCGATATGCACATGGACGAACTGACCTCGCGCAACATGACATTGAAGGCCGCCTGGCTTACCGAGAATGAGCCGGAGTTTCGCCCTGAACTCGCTGCAATGGCAATGGCCCAGGCAACTCGCGCAGTTCTGCGGAGCACGGCAACAGCAGTGCATGTGCACGGAGGGATGGGCATCACTCTTGAAGCTGACGTCAGCCTGTTCTATCGCAAGGCTTCGTCATGGTCACTTGTCGGTGGCGGCGTACGTCGTGAGTTGCAGGACATTGGCAGGGCAATTGATCGGCGCGCAGGTGAACGGGCACGCTGGCACGAGAACAATGCAGCAGTGAAGGGATAG
- a CDS encoding acyl-CoA dehydrogenase family protein: MDFSQVELTAEQQAFEKEIRDLLATSWTPNYAHIALDHDRSPEHVRMAMAKRGWVHPELPEGLGGAGLGEIEQEIITALFEEFYIANNASNSLLIPTLEQHGSAWLKENILPGIRSGELTTCLGYSEPDNGSDIAAAKTRAVQDGDVWVINGQKMWTTWGNESDYVFLLARTGSIEEKHRTLTMFLVPMDAPGVEATPVWILGGGRTNVTFYSDVTISDNYRIGPVNEGWSVMSTPLATEHGAGVETEGVVPINGSMGAGFSRTFEKLIDGAIDWAASRKSADGRSRLDDPLVRMALAEAMLDLEVCWNAAGELGKPMAAEALAVNADRLADMAAPEGILDFGVDGSIAAGIIASERQHAPGSAIYGGTTEIYRNNLARRLGLPRPY, from the coding sequence ATGGACTTCAGTCAGGTAGAGCTCACCGCAGAGCAGCAGGCCTTTGAGAAGGAGATTCGCGACCTTCTCGCCACGAGTTGGACGCCCAACTACGCCCACATTGCTCTCGACCACGATCGTTCACCAGAACATGTGCGCATGGCGATGGCCAAGCGTGGATGGGTGCATCCTGAGTTGCCGGAGGGTCTGGGCGGCGCGGGCTTGGGTGAGATCGAGCAGGAGATCATCACCGCACTCTTCGAGGAGTTCTACATCGCCAACAACGCCAGTAACTCCTTGCTGATACCAACTCTTGAACAGCATGGATCGGCGTGGTTGAAGGAGAACATCCTTCCGGGTATCCGCAGTGGCGAATTGACGACATGTCTGGGCTATTCAGAGCCGGACAACGGCTCTGACATCGCAGCTGCGAAGACTCGAGCTGTCCAAGACGGTGACGTGTGGGTCATCAACGGTCAGAAGATGTGGACCACGTGGGGCAATGAGTCCGACTACGTATTCCTGCTTGCCCGCACTGGCTCGATTGAGGAGAAGCACCGCACGCTGACCATGTTCCTGGTGCCGATGGATGCACCTGGTGTCGAAGCCACCCCCGTGTGGATTCTGGGCGGTGGCCGCACCAACGTCACCTTCTACTCAGACGTCACAATCTCCGACAACTACCGCATTGGCCCAGTCAATGAGGGCTGGAGCGTGATGTCGACTCCACTGGCAACCGAGCACGGTGCCGGAGTGGAGACCGAGGGTGTGGTGCCGATCAACGGCTCCATGGGTGCCGGCTTCTCTCGCACTTTCGAGAAGCTGATTGACGGTGCGATCGACTGGGCCGCATCTCGTAAGAGTGCAGATGGTCGCTCGCGTCTGGATGATCCGCTGGTTCGCATGGCACTGGCTGAAGCGATGCTTGACCTCGAGGTGTGCTGGAACGCTGCGGGTGAACTTGGCAAGCCGATGGCGGCTGAAGCCTTGGCCGTCAATGCTGACCGGCTTGCAGACATGGCCGCCCCGGAGGGCATCCTTGATTTTGGAGTCGATGGCAGCATCGCTGCGGGGATCATCGCCAGCGAGCGACAGCACGCACCCGGCTCGGCCATCTACGGCGGCACGACCGAGATCTATCGCAATAACCTGGCTCGGCGCCTTGGTCTTCCTCGCCCCTACTAG
- a CDS encoding patatin-like phospholipase family protein, whose product MSRALICGGGGSVGTAWESGWFAGLQQQGVWLNDADFILGTSAGAGVGVQVACGHDMMAQVERYRAAGKRAAAGGATAVLNIDSDDQSSFRGLFERGQASGRNGDVAVRKEIAEAARAAVPMIELEAFLRTFKYLANEEWPASYHAACLNIDTYEFEAIGADLGGSLQNGVAAGCAVPGVYPPIQVGKNFYVDGGCLSPTSVDLGIGYDKTLVLLVVDGPEQEVIDLAASGTPHLIVKLDPDVFAKLGPNFMDASMAFQAAEYGLEQGLRDAAMVKEFWNN is encoded by the coding sequence ATGAGTCGAGCGTTGATTTGCGGTGGCGGAGGATCAGTTGGCACTGCCTGGGAGTCGGGCTGGTTCGCCGGACTCCAGCAGCAAGGTGTCTGGCTGAACGACGCGGACTTCATCCTTGGCACCTCGGCTGGCGCTGGCGTGGGAGTCCAGGTTGCCTGCGGCCACGACATGATGGCGCAGGTTGAGCGCTACCGCGCCGCCGGCAAACGTGCCGCTGCGGGCGGCGCCACAGCAGTGCTCAACATCGACTCTGATGATCAATCCTCCTTCCGCGGCCTGTTCGAGCGTGGTCAGGCATCAGGGCGTAATGGGGATGTCGCGGTGCGCAAGGAGATCGCAGAGGCTGCCCGCGCAGCAGTACCGATGATTGAACTCGAAGCCTTCCTTCGGACCTTCAAGTACCTCGCCAATGAAGAGTGGCCCGCGTCGTACCACGCTGCGTGCTTGAACATTGATACCTACGAGTTCGAAGCCATCGGAGCCGACTTGGGTGGCTCCTTACAAAACGGTGTGGCCGCAGGTTGCGCGGTTCCAGGTGTCTATCCGCCAATTCAAGTGGGCAAGAACTTCTACGTTGACGGTGGATGTCTCTCGCCCACAAGCGTCGATCTTGGCATCGGATACGACAAGACCCTGGTCCTGCTTGTCGTCGATGGCCCTGAGCAGGAGGTCATTGATCTGGCGGCTAGCGGCACACCGCACCTCATCGTCAAGCTCGACCCGGATGTGTTTGCAAAGCTGGGTCCGAACTTCATGGATGCCTCGATGGCCTTCCAGGCGGCCGAATACGGACTCGAGCAGGGTCTGCGCGATGCGGCGATGGTCAAGGAATTCTGGAACAACTAG
- a CDS encoding DUF4193 domain-containing protein, whose product MATDYDAPRKNDTDEEESLEGLKEIAAKENQTPIEVDENDLGAESIELPGADLSNETLEIRVVPIQKDEFTCSRCFIVHHKSQRARGTDEAPICSDCD is encoded by the coding sequence ATGGCTACTGACTACGACGCACCGCGTAAGAACGACACAGATGAAGAGGAAAGCCTCGAGGGCCTGAAGGAAATCGCGGCCAAGGAGAATCAGACACCTATTGAGGTGGATGAGAATGACCTGGGCGCTGAGTCCATTGAACTGCCGGGAGCTGACCTCTCAAACGAGACTCTGGAAATTCGTGTTGTCCCGATCCAGAAAGACGAATTCACCTGTTCGCGCTGCTTCATCGTGCACCACAAGAGCCAGCGCGCTCGCGGAACGGACGAAGCACCGATCTGCTCTGACTGCGACTAG
- a CDS encoding CoA transferase — MQGPMAGVRVVEVAQFTFVPSSGAVLADWGADVIKIEHAETGDAQRGLVRILGLDASTPGVNFFPIMEGPNRGKRSLGLTLGSPEANEILAELVRRADVFVTNFLPSARRKAGIDVDQIRAINPDIIYVRGTGFGNKGPERDAGGYDATGFWARGGSGDLQTAPEAEQFMGMPTGAYGDNIGGMTIAGGIAAALYKRSATGVTSIVDVSLLSVGAWATQYSSNVAMILGGPAPRLAPNSTGPRNPITGTYRTRDGRWITLNMLQPGKYWAEFCRVVGRQELVTDPRFTDGNLLLQNGQEGAAIVAEILASRTFEEWLPIFTAMDGQWSPVQNTWELSQDASLRANGLVAQVTDADGVARELIQSPVLFDELPPVIDRAPQFAEHTDEILAEIGISDERLIELKIAGIVT; from the coding sequence ATGCAAGGTCCAATGGCGGGCGTCCGTGTTGTCGAGGTGGCTCAGTTCACCTTTGTCCCGTCCTCAGGGGCAGTACTGGCTGACTGGGGAGCAGATGTCATCAAGATCGAGCATGCCGAAACCGGCGATGCCCAGCGCGGACTTGTGCGCATCCTTGGCCTGGACGCCTCGACTCCAGGGGTAAACTTCTTCCCGATCATGGAGGGCCCCAATCGGGGCAAGCGCAGCCTGGGGCTGACTCTGGGCTCCCCAGAGGCCAATGAGATCTTGGCCGAACTGGTGCGCAGAGCCGATGTGTTCGTCACCAACTTCCTGCCATCGGCTCGGCGTAAGGCAGGCATCGACGTGGATCAGATTCGCGCCATCAACCCCGATATCATCTACGTACGGGGGACCGGATTTGGCAACAAGGGACCCGAGCGTGACGCCGGTGGCTACGACGCCACTGGGTTCTGGGCGCGCGGAGGCAGTGGTGATCTGCAGACCGCTCCCGAGGCTGAGCAATTCATGGGGATGCCCACAGGTGCCTACGGAGACAACATCGGTGGCATGACGATTGCCGGTGGAATCGCTGCAGCGCTGTACAAACGTTCTGCGACCGGAGTGACGTCGATCGTTGACGTTTCTTTGCTGAGCGTGGGGGCGTGGGCAACACAGTATTCGTCAAACGTGGCAATGATTCTGGGCGGACCTGCACCACGTCTGGCCCCAAATTCCACTGGTCCTCGCAACCCGATCACCGGTACCTATCGCACGCGTGATGGTCGTTGGATCACGCTGAACATGTTGCAACCAGGCAAGTATTGGGCCGAGTTCTGCCGTGTTGTGGGGCGGCAAGAGCTTGTGACGGACCCCAGATTCACGGATGGCAACCTGCTTCTGCAGAACGGACAAGAGGGAGCGGCGATCGTCGCTGAGATCCTGGCGTCAAGGACTTTCGAAGAGTGGCTGCCGATCTTCACCGCGATGGACGGTCAGTGGAGTCCTGTGCAGAACACCTGGGAGTTGAGTCAGGATGCATCGTTGCGGGCCAATGGCCTGGTGGCCCAGGTGACCGATGCCGACGGCGTTGCGCGGGAGCTCATCCAAAGTCCGGTGCTCTTTGATGAGTTACCGCCGGTGATCGATCGTGCCCCTCAGTTCGCTGAGCACACCGATGAGATTCTGGCTGAGATTGGCATTTCCGACGAACGCCTTATCGAGCTGAAGATCGCCGGCATCGTCACCTGA
- a CDS encoding methyltransferase domain-containing protein, translating to MSAAVWDQWNEQRNPRYPHPNVVQFVQDNFTIPVAPGTWALDLGCGNGADVRFLMECGFNVTAVDCSSIGLAKAQLLVADMPATLEVQQACLSEFEVRAKTYACVISVGALDAAGLEQSRIAVPRLVDSMKPGGKALLVFAGEGDSRIAGAPELNLHGYSRREVESMIVLEYGVSAWVDTCVTTRQSNVRRQIDWLVTIAKR from the coding sequence GTGTCTGCCGCAGTTTGGGACCAGTGGAATGAGCAGCGCAATCCGCGGTACCCCCATCCGAACGTCGTCCAGTTTGTGCAGGACAATTTCACAATCCCGGTTGCTCCAGGGACATGGGCGCTGGACCTTGGGTGCGGCAACGGTGCGGACGTCCGCTTCCTCATGGAGTGTGGCTTCAATGTCACTGCCGTGGACTGTTCATCGATCGGCCTTGCCAAGGCCCAATTACTGGTGGCCGATATGCCGGCCACCTTGGAGGTTCAGCAGGCGTGTCTGTCCGAGTTTGAAGTGCGCGCCAAAACGTACGCGTGCGTGATCTCAGTCGGAGCGTTGGACGCAGCCGGACTCGAGCAATCTCGCATTGCCGTACCCCGGTTGGTGGATTCCATGAAGCCGGGCGGCAAGGCTCTTCTCGTGTTTGCCGGCGAAGGGGACTCCCGTATTGCTGGTGCTCCGGAGCTGAACCTCCACGGCTACAGCCGCCGGGAGGTGGAGAGCATGATTGTCCTTGAATACGGGGTGAGCGCGTGGGTTGACACCTGTGTCACCACCCGTCAGAGCAACGTAAGGCGGCAGATCGACTGGCTCGTGACTATTGCCAAGAGATAG